From Rhodovibrio salinarum DSM 9154:
GCAACTCGCGCGGCAGGATGTCGGCGGGCCCGACCATCGATTTCGCCACCATTCTCGGCACGCTCGGCGGGTTCGCGCTGATCGTCGCCGCGATGGTGCTGGGCGGCTCGCCGGGCGCGTTCGTCGACGTGCCGGCGATGCTGATCGTCCTCGGCGGCAGCTTTCTGATCACCACCGTGTCCTTCTCCTTCAAGGAGATTCTGAAGGCACAGAAGGTGATGCTGAAGGCGGTCGCCTACCAGCAGCGCGAACCCCAGGACGCGGCGCTGCAGGTCCTGCACCTGGCGGAGCTGGCGCGCAAGAACGGCGCACTGGGCATGGAAGCCCACATGAAGGACTTCCGGAACGAGCCGTTCCTGAAAAAAGCGATGGACCTGGTGATCGACGGCACCACCGGCGAGGAAGTCGAGCGCGTCATGCTGCGCGAGGCGGAATCCACCGTCTACCGGCACAACCGCTCGGCCGGGGTGCTGCGTCGTGCGGGCGAGGTTGCGCCGGCAATGGGCCTGATCGGCACACTGGTCGGTCTGGTGCAGATGCTGGGCAACCTGGAGGACCCCTCGTCGATTGGTCCGGCGATGGCGGTGGCCCTGCTCACCACCTTCTACGGCGCAGTGCTCGCCAACATGGTCTTCCTCCCCCTCGCCAACAAGCTGGAGCGCAACTCCGGGCTGGAGGCGATGGTCAACCAAATCTACGCGATGGGCGCGGCCTCGATCGGCCGGCAGGAGAACCCGCGGCGGTTGGAGACGATGCTGAACAGCATTCTGCCGCCGGCCCAACGCGTGAACTACTTCGATTGAGTCGACGCCGGGCGCTGCCTTGAAGCCCCGCCCCCCTGGAGGACGTAGCCGATGCGACTGCTGATCGTCGGAAACCTGGACGGACACATCGCCACCGCCGGCCGGATCGCGCTCGAGAAGGGCGCCAAGGTCGCCCACGTAGATTCCGCCACAGCGGCGCTGGAGGCCCTGCGCAGCGGCCAGGGCGCGGATCTGGTGATGGTCGACGTCAAGCTCGACGTCGGCGAGCTGATCGACGCCCTGACCGCGGAGCGAATCTTCGTGCCGGTGGTCGCGTGCGGCATCGGCAACGACAGCCGCGCGGCCGTCAAGGCGATCAAGGCCGGGGCGAAGGAGTACGTCCCCCTGCCCCCGGACGCCGAGATGATCGCAGCCGTGCTAGCCGCGGTGGCCGAGGAAACGACCTCCGTCCTGACCCACGACCCGCGCATGGCCGCCGTGCTCAAGCTGGCCGACCAGGTCGCCCCGAGTGACGCCAGCGTGCTGATCACCGGCGAGTCCGGAACCGGTAAGGAGGTCATGGCCCGGCATATCCACGCGAAGTCGAAACGCGCGGACAAGTCGTTCATCTCCGTCAACTGCGCGGCGATCCCGGACAACCTGCTGGAAAGCGAACTGTTCGGTCACGAGAAGGGCGCCTTCACCGGTGCGGTCGCCCGGCGGGTCGGCAAGTTCGAGGAAGCCAACGGCGGCACGCTGCTGCTCGACGAAATTTCGGAAATGGACCCGCGCCTGCAGGCCAAGCTGCTGCGCGCGATCCAGGAGCGCGAGATCGACCGCGTCGGCGGCAACAAGCCGGTCAAGGTCGACATCCGCGTGCTCGCCACCTCCAACCGCGACATGGAGGAGGCGGTGCGTCAGGGGACCTTCCGCGAGGATCTGTACTTCCGTCTGAACGTCGTGACGATCGCCCTGCCCGCCCTGCGCGAACGGCCGAAGGACATCCCGATGCTGGCCGACCACTTCGTCAAGAAGTACGCCGCGGCCAACGGCGTCGCGGCGCCCGCGCTGGACCCCGAAGCCGTGACACGTCTGAGCCAGCACCACTGGCGCGGCAACGTGCGCGAGCTGGAGAACTGCATGCACCGTGCCGTGCTGCTGGCGGTCGACAGCAAGATCGGCGCCGATCAGATCATGCTGCAAGGCGCCCCTGCCGCTTCCGCGCCGGCGGAACCGCAGCCGGCCCAGCCGCAAGCGTCCAACGCCTACAGCAAAGCCGGACAGGCCTATCCAAACACCGCCGGCTACAGCGCTTACGCCCAACATGCGCCGCAGACGCCGGCCGCGCCCGGCAGCGAACTGGCCGGCGGCGGCGCCACGACGAACGGGGGGCACACGACGGCCGGACTGGTGGGACGAACGGTTGCGGAGGTCGAGCGCGAATTGATCCTGGATACACTCGAACACACGCTCGGCAACCGCACCCACGCGGCCAACATCCTGGGCATTTCCATCCGCACCCTGCGCAACAAGCTACGCGCCTACATGGACGAAGGCATCCAGGTGCCCGCGCCCAGCGCGAACGACCGCGCGCACGCCTAGGGTCGGTCGTCTTTTCCGTGCCCCCGGCGGCCGCAAAGGCATCGCTCGGGGCGGCACGTTAACCACGCTGGCGGGACTGAGAACACAAGATGGCGGACTCCTCGGGCGGGCAAAATCAGGTGGCGGGCGGCATGGGCGGGTGGCTCGACCCGCGCCGGCTGGGCCAGACGCTGAAGCGCGGCGACACGGCGCTGGCACTGGGCGTCGTCGCAATCCTGGTCGTGTTGATCATGCCGATGCCGGCGTGGCTGCTCGACATTGCACTCGCGCTGTCGATGACGCTGTCCGTGCTGGTGTTGATGACGGTGCTGTTCATCAACCGGGCGCTGGAGTTCAGCACCTTCCCCACGGTGCTGTTGATCGCAACCATGTTGCGACTGTCGCTCAACCTGGCCTCGACCCGGCTGATCCTGGCCGACGGCCATGAAGGGACCGACGCCGCCGGACAGGTGATTCAGGCCTTCGGCGGCTTCGTGATGTCGGGCAACTTCGTCATCGGCATCATCGTCTTCGCCATCCTGATCATCGTGAACTTCATCGTGATCACGAAGGGGTCCGGGCGCATCGCCGAGGTGACGGCGCGCTTCAGCCTGGATTCCATGCCCGGTAAGCAGATGGCGATCGACGCCGACCTGTCGTCCGGGCTGATCGACGAGCAGGAGGCGAAGAACCGCCGCAAGGAGATCGAGGACGAAAGCAACTTCTTCGGCTCCATGGACGGTGCCGCGAAGTTCGTCCGCGGCGATGCGATCGCGGGCCTGCTGATCACCTTCATCAACGTGATCGGCGGCATCATCATCGGCGTCGCCCAGATGGACCTGACCTTCGCTCAGGCGGCGCAGAGCTACACGCTGCTGACCGTCGGCGACGGCCTGGTCAGTCAGATCCCCGCCCTGATCGTCTCGGTCGCCGCCGGCCTGCTGGTTTCCAAGTCCGCCGACAAGGGCTCCACCGACAAGGCGCTGTTCGGCCAGCTGAGCCACTACCCCCGGGCGATGGCGCTGGCGTCCTTCCTGACCTTCTGCCTGGCGCTGCTGCCCGGCATGCCGGTGCTGCCTTTCCTGATCCTGTCCGCGCTCACCGGCATGCTCAGCTACCAGGCCTTCAAACGCCAACGTGTTGTGGAAACACAGGCTCAAGAGACCCAAGTCGCGAAGAATCAGGAAGCGGCCCAGCCGCAGGAACAGCCGATCGGCGACACGCTGGCGATCGACGAAGCGCGCCTCGAACTCGGCTACGGCCTGCTGGCTTTGATCAACAAGGAAGGCGGCGCCCGCCTGACCGACCAGATCAAGTCGCTACGCCGTCAGCTCGCCCAGGAGATGGGCTTCGTCCTGCCCAGCGTGCGGATCCAGGACAACCTGCAGCTGCCCGCCAACACCTACGTCCTGCAGATCAAGGAGATCGAGGCCGGTCGGGGCGATCTGCGCCCCAACATGCTGCTGGTGATGGACCCGCGCGGCGAGAAGATTCCGCTGACCGGCGAGTCCACCACCGAGCCGACCTTCGGTCTGCCGGCGATGTGGGTCAGCGAGAGCCAGCGGGAAGAAGCCCTGTTCCGTGGCTACACCGTGGTCGACCCACCAACCGTGATCACCACCCACCTGACCGAGATCATCAAGGACAACATGGCCGAGCTGTTGTCCTACGCGGAGACGCAGAAGCTGCTCGACGAGCTGCCCAAGGATCATCAGAAGCTGATCACCGATCTGATCCCCAACCAGATCTCGCTCGGCAACGTCCAACGCGTGCTGCAGAACCTGCTGACCGAACGGGTCTCGATCCGCGACCTCCCGACCATCCTGGAGGCGATTTCGGAAGCCTGCGGCTACACCCGCAACATCACCGCGATCACCGAGCACGTGCGCAGCCGCCTCGGCCGTCAAATCTGCAACGAGCACACGGGCGAATCCGGCTACATCCCGATCATCACCCTGACCCCGCAATGGGAGCAGGCGTTCGCGGACGCGCTGGTCGGCGACGGCGACGACAAGCAGCTCTCGATGGCGCCCTCGCAGCTGCAGGACTTCATCAACCAAGTACGCCAAACCTTCGAGCGCCAGGCGATGCTGGGCGAGCTGCCGGTCCTCCTGACCAGCCCCGGAATCCGGGCCTACGTCCGCTCGATCATCGAGCGCTTCCGTCCCCAGACCGCCGTGCTGTCGCAGAACGAGATCCACCCCAAAGCCCGGATCAAGACGCTGGGACAGATATGAGACCTGGCTGCCTCGACCGAACCGCCTACTCAGCCTAACGCTTTGCCCCTCAACACCCGGACATCGCTCGTATGCGCCTGAAAACCTTCACCGCCAAGTCGCTGCCCGAGGCCATGACGCGCGTGCGCGAGCGCTTGGGCCCGGACGCCGTGATCCTGGAGCAGCAGACGCTGGAAAGCGGCGGCGTGCGTGTCGTCGCCGCCCTGGAACAGCGCGGCGAGACCTCCGGCGCCTTCACCGGCGAAGGCGGGTTGGACGCCTTCAACGCCCTGTCCGCGGCGTTCGACTACCACGGTCTGCCGATCGGTCTGACGGACCGTCTGATGGCCGCTGCCGGGTCGGTTGACGCGGACACGCCGCAACTGGCGCTCGCCGGCGGACTGGACGCCGTATTCACCTTCGGCGCCCCGCCTTCCGGGCCGACCGCCAAACCCCTCCTGCTGATCGGCCCGCCAGGCGCCGGCAAGACCGCGACGGCGGCGAAGCTGGCCGCACTGGCGCGTGTGCGCGGCAACCCCGCAACCCTGATCACCATGGATCTGGGCAAGGCGGGCGGCATGGCCCAGGTGCAGGCGTTCACCGACGCGCTCGGCGCGGAACTGCGCCAGGCACGCGATGCCGATAGCCTGGCCCATGCGGTCGGCGGCTGCGCCGACGACCATCTGGTGATCATCGACACCCTGGGCGCCTCACCCTACGACGCCGATGCCCTGCGCGAGACGGCCGACTGGATCGCCGCAGCCGGAGCCGATGGCGTGCTGGTCCTGCCCGCCGGCGGCGACCCGCTGGAAAGTGCCGAAGTCGCGATCACCTACGCCGATCTGGGGGCCCGACACCTGATCGCCACCCGCCTGGACGCCACCCGTCGGTTGGGCGGGCTGTTGAGCGCCGCCCATGCCGGCCGACTGAGTCTGATGGGCGCCGGCATTTCTGCGGCGATCGGCGGCGGCTTGCGCGCCCTTAACCCGATGCAAATGGCGCGTCTGGTATTGCCGGCCGAGCCGGACGAAGAGGATTCAGGCCCCCCGCCCGGAGCGGACCCGGGGAGCGATTCTGGCGACAACACGCCCGACACAGGCGTGCCCGGAGGCCCGGCAGACGCGATCGCCGGAAGCGGGGGCCAGCGATGACCGCCAAAACACCGGAGCGCACCGGGTCATCCCCCGGCACCTCCTCTGGCCCCAGCGCCTCCCCGGCCTCACCAGGGTTCCCCGCGGAACCGCAGGCCGCCCTGAGCGAAACTGCACAGACCCCGCCAATGCCCACGCCTGCCGCCCAGAAGCCGACGGCCCCGGCCATGCCGATCCGCCGCCGCCCGCCCGAAGGTGCTGACCGTATGCCTGCCCCGTCGAATGTGATCGCCGTCGCCTCCGGCAAGGGAGGTGTCGGCAAAACCTGGCTCGCCATCACACTGACGCAGGCATTGAGCACGGCGGGCAAGAAGTCCCTGTTGTTCGACGGCGACCTGGGGCTGGCCAATGTCGACGTGCAACTGGGCCTGAACCCGATGGCCGACCTCAGTCGTACACTGACCGGCCAGGCCACGCTGGACGATGTCGTGCTGCCGGTTGAAAAGACCGGCTTCGACGTCGCCGCCGGACGGTCCGGCTCCGGCGGGTTGGCGGCCCTCTCGGCCGGGCAGCTCGACGGCCTGGGCCGCGGCGTCGCCAGGCTTGCGGAAACCTACGACCACGTCGTGATGGACCTGGGTGCCGGCATCGACGGCACGGTGCGCACGCTGGCCGGCTTCGCGGGCATCAGCCTGGTGATCACGACGGACGAACCGACCGCCCTCACCGATGCGTATGCCTACATCAAGGTGATCCGCCAACACCGGCCGGACGCCGACCTGCGGGTGGTGGTCAACATGGCCGCCAGCCAGCGCGAGGGCGAACGCACGCACACCACGCTGCGCAAGGCCTGCGAGAGCTTCCTGCGGTATAGCCCGCCGCTGGCGGGCGTGATCCGGCGCGACAGCCGCGTCCCGGAAGCGATCCGCGCACAAACGCCGCTGCTGACGCGCTCGCCGAACAGTGAGGCGGCGGTCGACGTCACGCACCTAGCCCAGCAGTTGCTGGGTTAGGCGCCAGGGGCGCGTCGTGACAATCGAGCCACCGCGCCCGACCGCGCTGCCGAATACGAGCGCGACGACCGGCCCGGCAACCCAGGCGACCGCGGTACGCGAAGCGCCGGCGGGTCTGCGCGCGGCCACCGCCGGAACGGTGATTACGGCGACCGTCGCCGGGCGGGATGCGCAGGGTCACCTGATGCTGCGCACCGCCAACGGCATGTTGACCCTGGCCACGCACACCAACCCGCCGATTGGCGCGCAGGTCACGCTGCAACTCCGCCCCGCCGGCGCACAGATGCAAGCCTACATCCTGTCGATCCGTGCGCCTGGCGACAGCGGGGGCCACCCCACGACCGGCCACCAGCAGACGGCGACAGGCACTCCCAACCGGCCCACAACCGTTCCGACCCCGATGCCCGCCACACATGGCGGTGCCGACCGCCTGTCAGCGGGCACGCCCCTGCGCGCCACCGTGGCCACCGGTCCGGCCAGCGCCCCCACGGTCGACGGCAACGGCACCCAGTTGCCGCGCCTGCAACAAGGCAACACCGTCGACGTCCATCTGCTCCGCGTTCAGGCACCGGATAGTACCGCCCCCCCGGCAGCCAACCGAATCGCTGGCGGCGACGGGATCGCCCGGCCGATGGTGGTGAGTGGTCGTGTCCTCCCGACGGACGGGGGCAGCGGGGTGCTGCTGCGCACACCGATCGGCACCCTGCGCCTGCCACTCGCAAGCCCGCCGCCGCCTGGCACGTTGATGACCTTGGAATTGACCCTGCCATCCCGCGCCGGTGTCTCGGCCGGAGCGACGACGGCCACGCCGCAGATGGCCGCCCCCGCGCTGACGCGGGCCTGGCCAGCGTTGCAGGAAGCGATGGCAGCCGTGCAGCGGCCCGGGGTGCCGGCCGATCAGGTCGATCTGATCCAGACCCTGACCTCTGCCGGCAATCCGATCGCGCAGGCCGTCCCACGCGCCGGTCCCACCCTGGGTGCGGGTCTGCTGTTCCTGATGACCGCGCTCAAGGGCGGCGACATGGCCCGTTGGCTGAGCGCGGAGCCGCTTCGCACGCTTGAGCGTGCGGGTCGGAGCGACCTAGTGACACGCTTGAAGGCCGACTTCGGCCAACTGAGCCGTCTGACGCAGGACGCCGGCGGCGACTGGCGCCTGTTCGCGCTACCGGTGATCGGCGACGGCGACGTGCGACCCGTGCGTTTCTTTCTGCGTAAACATGACGACGAGGAAGAGGACGGCAAGCGCCATCCGAACGCCCGACCCCCTGGTCGCTTCGTCGTCGAACTTACGCTCTCGCAGCTCGGCGAACTGCAACTCGACGGTCTCGCCCGGCCCGAACGTCTCGATGCCGTCCTTCGCAGCCGACAGGCCTTACCGGAGAGCGTCCGACGCGACATCACCCAGATCTTCGACGATCAACTCGCCGTCAGCGGACTCTACGGCGAGCTACGTTTCGAGGCGAGCACGGTGTGGCACTTCATCGAGATCGCCGGATCGGAGCACACCGGGCTGAGCGCTTAACGTCAGCTCAAGGCGCGCGGGACCTCTTACGACGCGCCGCCTTCCCCGCCGGAGCGCTGCTTCCGGCGGTGCAATTGCAGGCCCATCTCGTCCATTTGGGCGGCCTCGGCACGCTCGCGTTTGGCCTTGGCCCGGGCCCGCTCGTTATCGCGGGCAAGTTCGTATTTCTTGGCCTCCCGGAACGCGTCGGCAACCGTCTCACGGGCCTGGGCGATCTGGCTCTGGACCTCGGCGATCGAGCGCTCCAGGCGCTGCCGGCGGACCTTTTGCGCCTCGGCATAAGCGGGATAGGCCGCACGCGCCAGATCGCTTTCCTGGGCAGCCTTCTGTTCGGCGACGAGACTCTCGTCCAGCCGCTGGAGATCGTCTTGCAGGCGCGTTTCCAGACGTTCCAGATCACCCAGCTTCTGCCGCGCCTCGTCCAGGTGCCAACGGCTGATCCGTACGAGGTTGTCGAGCGCGCTCATGCGCCCTCACCGGCCGCGCCAGCGGCCTTCTTCTGCCGGCGCGCCCGACGTAGGTCATTCTTAGGTGGGATCGGCTTGCCGCCGGCGGTCTGCGCGGCCTGCTCTGTCGCACTCCCCTCCTGCGCCGCGGCACCGCTGCTGGCGTCCTCGGCCGGCCAGTCCATGCCAAGCACGCGAGCGAGCGCGGCATAGCCGCTCTCCAGGTCCGCGCGTTCCTGCTTGTCCTGACTGAGGAAGGCCTCGATGTCGGGGACGTACTTGATCGCCTCGTCGACCTTGGGATCGGAGCCGTGCTTGTAGGCGCCGATCCGGATCAGCTCTCCCATGTCCTCGTAGGTGCTGAGCAGCCGGCGGGCACGGGTCACCAGCTCCGTCTGCGCCTGCGTATTGCAGGCCGGCATGGTCCGGGAGATCGAGCGCAGCGTGTTGATCGCGGGATAGCGCCCGCGCTCGGCGATCTGCCGATCGAGAACGATGTGCCCATCCAGGATGCCCCGCACAGCATCGGCGATCGGCTCGTTGTGGTCGTCACCTTCCACCAGCACGGTGAACAGACCCGTGATCGAACCGGTGTTCACGCCGGGCCCGGCGCGTTCCAGAACCTGCGGCAGCTCGCCGAACACACTCGGGGTATAGCCCTTGGCGGCCGGCGGCTCGCCCGCCGCCAGGCCAATCTCGCGCAGCGCCATGGCGAAGCGGGTGATCGAATCGATCAGGCAAAGCACGTCCTTGCCGTGGTCGCGGAAGTACTCGGCCAACGCCATCGTCAGGTAGACCGCCTGGCGGCGCATCGGCGGCGGCTCGTCCGAGGTGGCGACCACGACGATTGAACGCGCCAGGCCCTCCGGGCCCAACTCGTCCTCCAGCCACTCCTGCACCTCACGCCCACGTTCGCCGATCAG
This genomic window contains:
- a CDS encoding MinD/ParA family protein, which codes for MPAPSNVIAVASGKGGVGKTWLAITLTQALSTAGKKSLLFDGDLGLANVDVQLGLNPMADLSRTLTGQATLDDVVLPVEKTGFDVAAGRSGSGGLAALSAGQLDGLGRGVARLAETYDHVVMDLGAGIDGTVRTLAGFAGISLVITTDEPTALTDAYAYIKVIRQHRPDADLRVVVNMAASQREGERTHTTLRKACESFLRYSPPLAGVIRRDSRVPEAIRAQTPLLTRSPNSEAAVDVTHLAQQLLG
- a CDS encoding sigma-54-dependent transcriptional regulator produces the protein MRLLIVGNLDGHIATAGRIALEKGAKVAHVDSATAALEALRSGQGADLVMVDVKLDVGELIDALTAERIFVPVVACGIGNDSRAAVKAIKAGAKEYVPLPPDAEMIAAVLAAVAEETTSVLTHDPRMAAVLKLADQVAPSDASVLITGESGTGKEVMARHIHAKSKRADKSFISVNCAAIPDNLLESELFGHEKGAFTGAVARRVGKFEEANGGTLLLDEISEMDPRLQAKLLRAIQEREIDRVGGNKPVKVDIRVLATSNRDMEEAVRQGTFREDLYFRLNVVTIALPALRERPKDIPMLADHFVKKYAAANGVAAPALDPEAVTRLSQHHWRGNVRELENCMHRAVLLAVDSKIGADQIMLQGAPAASAPAEPQPAQPQASNAYSKAGQAYPNTAGYSAYAQHAPQTPAAPGSELAGGGATTNGGHTTAGLVGRTVAEVERELILDTLEHTLGNRTHAANILGISIRTLRNKLRAYMDEGIQVPAPSANDRAHA
- the flhA gene encoding flagellar biosynthesis protein FlhA, which gives rise to MGGWLDPRRLGQTLKRGDTALALGVVAILVVLIMPMPAWLLDIALALSMTLSVLVLMTVLFINRALEFSTFPTVLLIATMLRLSLNLASTRLILADGHEGTDAAGQVIQAFGGFVMSGNFVIGIIVFAILIIVNFIVITKGSGRIAEVTARFSLDSMPGKQMAIDADLSSGLIDEQEAKNRRKEIEDESNFFGSMDGAAKFVRGDAIAGLLITFINVIGGIIIGVAQMDLTFAQAAQSYTLLTVGDGLVSQIPALIVSVAAGLLVSKSADKGSTDKALFGQLSHYPRAMALASFLTFCLALLPGMPVLPFLILSALTGMLSYQAFKRQRVVETQAQETQVAKNQEAAQPQEQPIGDTLAIDEARLELGYGLLALINKEGGARLTDQIKSLRRQLAQEMGFVLPSVRIQDNLQLPANTYVLQIKEIEAGRGDLRPNMLLVMDPRGEKIPLTGESTTEPTFGLPAMWVSESQREEALFRGYTVVDPPTVITTHLTEIIKDNMAELLSYAETQKLLDELPKDHQKLITDLIPNQISLGNVQRVLQNLLTERVSIRDLPTILEAISEACGYTRNITAITEHVRSRLGRQICNEHTGESGYIPIITLTPQWEQAFADALVGDGDDKQLSMAPSQLQDFINQVRQTFERQAMLGELPVLLTSPGIRAYVRSIIERFRPQTAVLSQNEIHPKARIKTLGQI
- a CDS encoding motility protein A gives rise to the protein MANVSTTQGAPAGTRGNSRGRMSAGPTIDFATILGTLGGFALIVAAMVLGGSPGAFVDVPAMLIVLGGSFLITTVSFSFKEILKAQKVMLKAVAYQQREPQDAALQVLHLAELARKNGALGMEAHMKDFRNEPFLKKAMDLVIDGTTGEEVERVMLREAESTVYRHNRSAGVLRRAGEVAPAMGLIGTLVGLVQMLGNLEDPSSIGPAMAVALLTTFYGAVLANMVFLPLANKLERNSGLEAMVNQIYAMGAASIGRQENPRRLETMLNSILPPAQRVNYFD
- the fliI gene encoding flagellar protein export ATPase FliI, coding for MTAPTALKTFLDDLDRFPPERLYGRVASVLGMLVEVTGLEGVLSVGGRCDVLARGDRRVPCEVVGFRDKRALLLPFGSVEGIALGCKAELAVAQPRVRPDPAWLGRVVNALGQPIDGKGPLPQGREAYPLRAAPPSAHARKRVGGKIDLGVRALNTFQTCCRGQRMGIFAGSGVGKSVLLSMLARYTASDVNVIGLIGERGREVQEWLEDELGPEGLARSIVVVATSDEPPPMRRQAVYLTMALAEYFRDHGKDVLCLIDSITRFAMALREIGLAAGEPPAAKGYTPSVFGELPQVLERAGPGVNTGSITGLFTVLVEGDDHNEPIADAVRGILDGHIVLDRQIAERGRYPAINTLRSISRTMPACNTQAQTELVTRARRLLSTYEDMGELIRIGAYKHGSDPKVDEAIKYVPDIEAFLSQDKQERADLESGYAALARVLGMDWPAEDASSGAAAQEGSATEQAAQTAGGKPIPPKNDLRRARRQKKAAGAAGEGA
- a CDS encoding flagellar FliJ family protein, yielding MSALDNLVRISRWHLDEARQKLGDLERLETRLQDDLQRLDESLVAEQKAAQESDLARAAYPAYAEAQKVRRQRLERSIAEVQSQIAQARETVADAFREAKKYELARDNERARAKAKRERAEAAQMDEMGLQLHRRKQRSGGEGGAS